From the genome of Sediminibacter sp. Hel_I_10:
AGTGCAAGTTTGTATGCCCATTTAGGAGGTTATAACGTATTATCTCTAAATGACCCATACAGTCCAGAAAGATATATTCAAGCAATTAAAGCTTGTGAAGAATCAGATATAGCGGTCATAATTATCGATAGCATAACACATGAATGGAACGGAAAAGGAGGATGTCTTCAAATTCATGAGCAATTGGGAGGACGCTTTCAGGACTGGGGTAAAGTAAGTCCTAGGCACCAATCTTTTATAGATGCTATTCTAAAATCTAAATGTCATGTAATTACCACTACAAGACGTAAAGTTGACTACTCAATAGATAGCACCCAAAATGGACCAGCAAAAGTTGTCAAACATGGCACCAAAGAAATTACTCGTGAAGGTTTTGAGTATGAGTTGACAGTGAATTTTGAACTTATAAACGATAGTCATCTATGTAAGGCTTCTAAGGATAGAACCGGACTTTTCATGGATAAACCTGAGTTTATTATAAATGCGGCTACAGGGAGAAAATTAATTGCATGGTGCAATGAAGGTATTTCAATCGATGACATAAGGCAAGAAATAGAAAACTGCATCAAAATAGAAGGTTTAAAGCACTTATACGCTAAATATTCATCTGTTAAGAATGAGATAAAGCCTTTAATTATTAAACGCAAGCAAGAACTGGAGGCTCTAAGCAATCAGCTTGTTGAAACAAAAGATATTGTAGAATCACAAAACACAGAAATCAATGGAACTGATAGCAAATAACAATATAGAACAGATGGTTCTAAACAATTCAGAAGTAATGAATTCAAACACTTCTAATTTTATAGAAGCAAATACGGAAAAAGTCACTTTAAAACATTTAAAAGAGAAATGCACAATCCCAGTTTTTGCTAAGGATAATGAGACTACCATAAGCCATTTTCAATTCATAGATGAAACATTGGATGTTATAAAGCGCCAGTTTCCAGATGTGGTTGCAAAAGAACCTGAGATACGCGTAAGTCATGTGGTGAAGGGTAGAGTTCCAAGCGCTATTGGGAAGCCTGTAAAAGAGCTATTAGAGAGTGAAAAGACAATATATTATGAGCGTTGTGCATTTGTTGTTGAACTACCTCAGTTTAAACAGTTAATCAATGGAAATGAACTAGCATTATGTGTTGGTGGTGTAAGAGCATATAATCAAGAAAATCTATACAGCAAAAAAAGCTTAGAAAAATTTAAAATGTTTATAGGTTATCAAAATCGGATATGTACAAATTTATGCATAAGTACTGATGGTTTTAGTAACGAAATAAAAATAGGTTCTATACTGGATTTAAATCAGAATATAATAAGTCTAATGGATAACTATGATAGAAGTTCTCACCTGAAATCTTTGGAGTCCATGTCAAAATACAACCTATCTGAAAATCAATTTGCTCATTTAATCGGTAAGCTCAGAATGTTTCAACATCTGGACAAATTGAACCGTCAAGATAAATATCCAATCACTTTGAATGATTCACAGATCAACAACGTTGTTAAAGACTACTATAATTGTCAAAACTTTGGAAGAAGTGATGATGGTAGCATTGACTTGTGGAATTTGTACAATCTATTCACAGAAGCCAATAAAAATTCTTACATAGATTCAAATTTTGAGAGAAACGTTAATTGTTTTGAATACGTAAATCACCTAGTAGAAACCATCAAAAACGACTCAATAAGTTGGTACCTTCATAATTAATATATAGCTAATGCATGAATTTTGGAGCATTAGTAATGATAAAATATATATTGATAATGGACGATAAACAATTAACAGAATTACTTAAATATAGCTCCCCTAAGGAGTTATACATAGTGTCTTGGAATCATTTACTAAAAGTATTGTTTTGTCCTTTTGAAGTAATCACAATTGAAGGAGTAGGAGAGCTTAGAAAGGGTGAAAAAGTATTGGTTTATGAGGTTAAGGTGACACGCCAACTGCAAACCGTTTATATAATTAGAGATATACCCTATTACTATTATCATTTCGATATAATAATTTAGGGATGTTTCTTTTGATATAATCTATCAAATTTGATTTGACCTTTATGATGTATTTTCTTTACTCGATTCTTTTGAGACTTTTTTTGGTCATTAAATAAAAAACACTGAAAAGTAATCAAACTAACTGTGCTGATATGTTGTTATCGGTACAGTTTTTAACACAGAATCATCAGTAAAATACGTTTTTTATAAATAATAGTCAAAAAATTAGGAAAAATCAATAATATTTCGTATCATTGCAAGATTTTATTAATGGTTAGAATGATGAAGAGAGATGATGAAAAGCCGAAAAGACTGCACAATTAAGTTATTTGGACATGAACTCTACTCATGTTTTTCTAAATAACTATCCCATTAAAGAACTTAATAAAAAAAATCAAGTTGATAGTTTGTGATTTTAATTACCCTATATAGCACATTTATTTTGTGTGCCATAGGTAGGGTAGTATTAAAAATTATTATTAAAGTGAATAAAGAAAATGAAAAAGAAGATGATGAGGATCTATTAATTAATTACAATTTTCAAACTAATATAAGTTCTAATAATCCTATCAATTATGTTACTGACCAAAACTATCAATGTGAATTTGAAAGTAGATCAGATATAACAGGTAATTCAAGAGATTTTGAAACTAATAACCAGGTTGAAAATGATGTCACTTTCCCGATATATTTATCAGATTATAAATGTATTCAAATCCCGAGGGGTATTAGAAGAGCTCTTAATAGATTACCAAAGAAGGTATTAAGAAAAATAAATTCAGATAAAGATTTAGCCATTGAGAAATGTTTTATATTTATTTCAAACCTTACTTATAGTGTTTTTAGAGAAGATGAATTTTGGAA
Proteins encoded in this window:
- a CDS encoding DUF3871 family protein, which encodes MELIANNNIEQMVLNNSEVMNSNTSNFIEANTEKVTLKHLKEKCTIPVFAKDNETTISHFQFIDETLDVIKRQFPDVVAKEPEIRVSHVVKGRVPSAIGKPVKELLESEKTIYYERCAFVVELPQFKQLINGNELALCVGGVRAYNQENLYSKKSLEKFKMFIGYQNRICTNLCISTDGFSNEIKIGSILDLNQNIISLMDNYDRSSHLKSLESMSKYNLSENQFAHLIGKLRMFQHLDKLNRQDKYPITLNDSQINNVVKDYYNCQNFGRSDDGSIDLWNLYNLFTEANKNSYIDSNFERNVNCFEYVNHLVETIKNDSISWYLHN
- a CDS encoding AAA family ATPase; the protein is MILEQAKRHQVKLRLGLSGASGFGKSYSALLLAYGITNDWNKIAVIDTENGSASLYAHLGGYNVLSLNDPYSPERYIQAIKACEESDIAVIIIDSITHEWNGKGGCLQIHEQLGGRFQDWGKVSPRHQSFIDAILKSKCHVITTTRRKVDYSIDSTQNGPAKVVKHGTKEITREGFEYELTVNFELINDSHLCKASKDRTGLFMDKPEFIINAATGRKLIAWCNEGISIDDIRQEIENCIKIEGLKHLYAKYSSVKNEIKPLIIKRKQELEALSNQLVETKDIVESQNTEINGTDSK